The Salmo trutta chromosome 27, fSalTru1.1, whole genome shotgun sequence genome includes the window ATTGGGCTACTGAAGTGTGTCTGAACTGGTGTGTCTGAACTCTGACCTCTGTTGGGGTGTGGCAGGAGCTGcaggagagagagcatgaggaggACATGAGATCTCGCTTCAGACGCAGCGAGTCCATTGAGAAAGCAGCAGtgagtctctctcttctccatataAACTCCCATCCTACTCTTCCCTAAACATACTAGTTCCTTACCTGTTGTACCTCTCGCATACTGTGTGTATcccaattagaggtcgaccgattatgatttttcaacgccaataccgatagCAATTAagggaggaccaaaaaaagacgataccgattaatcggacgatttttatatgtatatttgtaataatgacaattacaacaatactgaatgaacaatgaacacttttattttaacttaatataatacataaataaaaatcaatttagtctcaaataaataatgaaacatgttcaatttggtttaaataatgcaaaacacagtattggagaagaaagtaaaagtggaatatgtgccatgtaagaaagctaacgtttaagttccttggtcagaacatgagaacatatgaaagctggtggttccttttaacatgagtcttcaatattcccaggtaagaagttttaggttgtagttattataggactatttctctctatatcatttatatttcatatacctttgactattggatgttctaataggtactttagtattgccagcctaatttCGGGAGTTGatgggcttgaagtcataaacagcgcaatgcttgaagcacagcgacgagctgctggcaaacgcaggaatgtgctgtttgaatgaatgcttacgagcctgctgctgctgcctaccaccgctcaatcagactgcgctatcaaatcatagacttaattataatataataacacacagaaatacgagcctttggtcattaatatggtcaaatccggaaactataatttcgaaaacaaaactttgttctttcagtgaaatactgaaccgttctgtattttatctaacgggtggcatccataagtcaaATATTGCTATTACATTGCACAATGTTatatcataattatgtaaaattgcgtgcaatgaacgcaagagaagtgacacaatttgtctagttaatattgcctgctaacatgaatttcttttaactaaatatgcaggtttaaaaatatctacttctgtgtattgattttaagaaaggcattgatgtttatggttaggtacattcgtgcaacgattgtgcttttttcgcaaatgcgcttttgttaaatcatcccccgtttggcgaagttggctgtctttgttaggaagaaatggtcttcacacagttcacatcgagccaggcggcccaaactgctgcatataccctgactctgcttgcacagaacgcaagagaagtgacacaatagttaagaaattcatgttagcaggcaatattaactaaatatgcaggtttaaaaatatgtacttgtgtattgattttaagaatatggttaggtacattggtgcaacgacagtgcttttttcacgaatgcgcttgttaaatcacccgtttagcgaagtaggctgtgattcaatgatacattaacaggcaccgcatcgattatatgcaacgcaggacaagctagataaactagtaatatcatcaaccatgtgtagttaactagtgattatgtttgattgtttttttataagatacgtttaatgctagctagcaccttaccttggctccttgctgcactcgcataacaggtagtcagcctaccacgcagtctcctcgtggagtgcaatgtaatcggccataatcggtgtccaaaaaggatgattaccgattgttatgaaaacttgaaatcggccctagttaatcggccattccgattaattggtcgacctctaaccCCAATGCTCTGAAATGGCTTCCTCTCCTAGTCTGCTGTCCTTCATCTGCACAGATCTGAAAACACAGGATAGGTCAAAGGAATATGGCCTTTTATAGGAACCTGTCTGCTTCTGTCAAGCCAGCGCAGATGAAGGAAAGGAATGGAGAGGAAGGAGTAGAGGAGGCAGCTCTAGACTATTGAGACCTGTAGTTTCCTTTACATCATTCAGTAAAGCATGGTGTGATTCCTCCTCCTACCTGTAGGAGGCAGCAATGCTGGTATCACAGCGCTCCATGAACCCCAGAGAGTTCTTCAGACAGCTGTCATCAGTATCATCCCATAGCCCATCCAGCCCTGGCTCCCCCCGCACAGgtaagtccagtgtgtgtgtgtgtttataagtgTTGACAAACCAGAAGTGGCTCTACGCAATGTTTGATTATGAAGCCAGTAACAGTCAATCATGCATGAACCTTAACAACCATTATCTGCCTGGTTGCAGTGTATTTCTTCATGTTGGTctatcttccctccctctctctccacacaggCAAACCTCCATTAAGGCGGTACCAGCGCAGCCTGACTGACACAGCATTCAACTTTGGGAAATCGGACAGCCCCACCACCACTTCCCCCCGCAGTCCCACATTGGTCTCACCCTTCTCCCGCTTCCCAACCTCCCCCTTCCACCACACCATGTCCCCGCCCAGCCCCATCTTCCGCCCAATCACCTCTCCCCAGAGCCCTCGCGCGCCCCTGGTGTCCCCTCTGAAATCGGCCCTCCACTCTTCCCCACCTGTCTCAGCCCAGGCTACTCTCCCATCACCCAGCCCCCAGTCTCAGCTCCAAACCCAGCCCTCTGCCCTCCCAGCCTCTCCAGGCCTCCTCACCAACATGTCCCCCACCTCCCCTCTAGAGAACCAGCTCCAGGCCCAGTTCCTGCCCCACTCTCCCCAGTCCCAGCCTGAGTGCTTCCCCTGTCCCCTAGTTTCCCTGAAGCCTGTCTCAGCACCACAGCCTCCTACTGCCCCTGTGCCAGAGAGTCCACTGCAGCCAACAGGTAGTTCCCCATCATACACACAGCCTACTGTAGAATGACCATTGATGTCTGTCATACCATTATAGTGGGTTCTCAATTTACCATTGGTAATTATCTCTCTTCCAGAGCAGTACACAGCTGTACAAGTTGTActggtggaggaagaggaagatgaagACCAGGCAGAGCCAGAGCCCAGCATTGAGAGTACAGAGCCAAATCCAAATatggaggagggatgggagggctCAGCACAGGATTCAGACCCTACATCAGTGCAGGAGCCTAtggcagaggaaggagaggaggcaaAGGAAGCTGGACAAGAGAAGGGCCAATCCGATTACAGCCAGGTCTCTGCTGAGCCATTCCTGGTCGAGCTTTCAGAAGAGGAGCCAGCGGTAACAGGTATACtttgtacactaccggtcaaaagttttggaacacctactcattcaaggtttttctttattttactattttctatattgtagaataatagtaaagacatcaaaactagaaaataacacatatggaatcatgtagaaaccaaaaaagtgttaaacaaatcacaatatatttgatattcttcaaatagctaccctttgtcttgatgatagctttgcacacgcttggcattctctcaaccagcttcacctggaatggttttcctttttatttatttttgaaatattttttaaccctttttcgtggtatccatttggtagttacagtcttgtctcatcgctgcaactcccgtacagactcgggagaggtgaagatcgagagctgtgcgtcctctgaaacacaacccaaccaagccgcactgcttcttgacacaatacccgcttaacccgaaagccagccacaccaatgtgtcggaggaaacactgtgcacctgCCTACCGTGTCAGCGTGTACTGCGCCCggaccgccacaggagtcgctagtgtgcgatggCCAAGGActtccctgccggccaaaccctcccttaacccggacgacgctgggccaaatgtgcgccaTCTCATgagtctcccggtcacggccggctgcgacagagcctggactcaaacccaaaatctctagtggcactgcgccactcgggaggcccttggaatgcttttccaacagtcttgaaggagttcccacatgcacttgttggctacttttcctttactctgcggtccgatTCATCCTAAACcatatcaattgggttgaggtcgggtgattgtggaggccaggtcatctgatgcagcactccatcactctccttcttggtcaaatagcccttacacagcctggaggtgtgttgggtcattgtcctgttgaaaaacaaaatgatagtcccactaagcccaaaccagatgggatggcgtatcgctgcagaatgctgtggtagccatgttggttaagtgtgccttgaattctaacaaaatcacagacagtgtcaccagcaaagcaccccacaccatcacacctcctcctccatgcttcacggtgggaaataaacatgggagatcatccgttcacccacacctcgtctcacaaagacacggcggttggaaccaaaaatctccaatttgaactccagaccaaaggacaaatttctaccggtctaatgtccattgctcgtgtttcttggcccaagcaagtctattcttattattggtgtcctttagtagtggttccttTGGAGAAATTCGACCatcaaggcctgattcacagtctcctctgaacagttgatgttgagatgtgtctgttacttgaactctgtgaagcatttatttgggctgcaatttctgaggctggtaactctaataaacttatcctctgcagtagaggtaactctgggtcttccattacTGTGACGGTCAgtgtcatcatagcgcttgatggtttttgcgactgcaaaaagttattgaaatgttctgtattgactgaccttcatgtcttaaagtaatgatggactgtcgtttctctttgcttatttgagctgttcttgccataatatggacttggtattttaccaaatagggctatcttctgtataccccacaactgattggctcaaacgcattaagaaggaaagaaattccacaaattaactttttacaaggcatttgaaatgcattccagatgactacctcatgaagctagttgagagaatgccaagagtgtgcaaagctgtcatcaaggcaaagggttgctaatttgaagaatatcaaatatattgtgatttgtttaacacttttttggtttctacatgattccatatgtgttattttctagttttgttgtcttcactattattctacaatgtagaaaatagtaaaaataaagaaaaatcctgaatgaataggtgttctaaaacttttgaccggtagtgtatattgttTTGCATCTTGTATAGGCCTGTcctattataaaaaataaaataaaaataaacaggcTTAATACAACAACTGAAAGAGAAGAAGAGTTTTATGTAATGAGAAGGTTGTGGAAAAAGTGTGTGACACATCACTGACACAATCTAACCACTGACATGTTATGTTTCAGATGCAGAGGTTATTCTTCAGCTAATCACACACAAGGTTGTGGTCCCGTCCACCAATGGggtgacagaggaggaggagttggTGGAACACAATGGTACAGGTATGTTACCACACTCATCCAGTGAGCGGTATCTACGATAGCCTACATTACCCAATTTGCTCTGAAACTGAATGAACCCTTCATGTTAACGAGATAACATAGAATAGACATACCAGAAGCCTACATTGCAATTCCCTATCCTTTTCCAGGAATCCTCTTCCTCGTGGGCTTTTAAATCCATGAAGGCGATTGAAAAGTATACACTAGCTTAGGGTAGGGAACCAGAATCCAACCACTGTCATGTTCCTCTTTTCCAGAGCGATCCATGAGTCCACCTGAAAGGGACCAAGGTACTCCAGAGTTGGCTGTTTGTTTtgacgaagaggaggaggactTTGTTGAAGAGAATGAGGTCCAGGAGATTTCAGAGAATGGACAAGAGGTATGGAATGTTACACAAAGTCAAGAGGTATGGAAACACACAAAGTCATATGTACCCTGCCACCTGCCATCCTATTCACTACTGGGCTTCAAACCCGGTCCTGGAGACCCACATGGTGTGCAGACCTTTGTTCCAGCCCAGTATTAATAAAAAtacttgatgattagttgataaGTTATTaaaggtgtgttagtgctggtcTTTGGGTCTCCAGGACCAGAATTGAAAAACACTGACTAATTTAATATGAATGTCATGTCGATGACAACCAGGCGAGGACTCTGCAATGGGAAAAATAGTAAATTGTGACATTTTCCTCAGACAGGGGCCATTCATGATTGCTTTTCTTTGTTTCAGACGTGTGTAAGAGCTCTCTATGACTACCAAGCAGGTCAGTTCTCAGTGTAACcatggacacacatgcacacctacatatacacacagacacacactatgATTCTCTCTGAGTGTTAGTCTTGTCTTTCTCACAGAGGATGAATCAGAGATCTCCTTTGAGCCAGGTGACATCATAACTGCGGTGGAGACCGTGGACAAGGCCTGGTGGCGAGGCTGCACTAAAGATGGACGACAGGGACTCTTTCCAGCCAATTACGTGGAGACCATctagacacacacatatacacactcagGGACTGAACACTCGTTCCCCTACAGTGAAAACACCATATTATACTTGCTACATACATAGACTCCCTTAGCTTCAATAGACACACAATGAACAAAGTTCCCTTGGATTCCATGCTATCATCTGCCCCCATTCCAACTCGCCTGTGTTGTGGTGGAAGACCGTGTCTCCTGTTCTATCCGGTTAGACTCCTAACTGGCAgaaacacacagttgaagtccACCAAGATGTCTCCTTCGTTCCCTTCACAAGAGGGAGGACTGGGAAAGAGAGGGACCACCAGACGGGATGTCTGCAGGCTCAAAATGAGTCCCTCTACAACTACTATTTTGATGATCGTTACACTAAGCGATactgtctgtgtgaatgtgtcaTTTCCTTGGTACATTTAACAGTGTTTTCTATGTTAATTAACTGAAACGTAAGGGACTGTCTTTCTTGTTTCTGTACtggtggtactgtatgtgtatataatCTGTGTTTTATCTAAAGCGTTTTTTATCCAAGCGGAGTGGTATTCCTATTGTAGATCTGATGCTAATAGATAGCATTATATTAATGTCACGTACATTTAAAATGCTACTTGTAACTGTCTTTTTGAAGTGAGAACTTTTTAGATTTAAAGGTTTGTTTCTACAAGTGTGCATGGTTTGTACTCCCTGCATTTACTTCACATTTACAAATAGTACCATTTACAAACATATAATACTCTTAAACAttagcttatatatatatatatatattttacagttCTTGATTGTTTTTGTTATTACATTAAAAGACAAATACTATTTTGAAGATATATTTCTTTAtgaaaatagcataaacattAAGCCGAAAGTAACTTTATATCATGCATATTATACTATTAaataaaactatttttttttttactacaaatGTAAAGGTTACTTTTTAATCACTTTCAGAACTCTAGAATTAAGTTTAGAACAAGAATTCTAATTTCATTGAATCCAACTGAATAATACATCCATATGTATTTTTCCTCACAAAAAAAAAGCTTTGTACCATTTTAAAGCGTAAAACACTTGTACATTGTACTTCAGCTTGAGAT containing:
- the LOC115164937 gene encoding drebrin-like protein B gives rise to the protein MRAINLDTYSLSLLTAKEDILNPRSSTNWALFTYDGATNNLKLADSGAGGVVELSEKFIIARPQYGLCRVGSAEVGGPRVAMICWVGPNVDENRRTECASHVPAIKTFFKEAYVFISAESKEDVTEEKIGAELNKVRSPTEHVRRSSRSKDKETVGTNYRKTNAAMEMRRANRDSFWARAEREEERRKEEERKRAVEDRRRWEKERVLKEQKEADERERKMNEKLQMIEEQRRMQVQLEAEVRKQEKSRWELQEREHEEDMRSRFRRSESIEKAAEAAMLVSQRSMNPREFFRQLSSVSSHSPSSPGSPRTGKPPLRRYQRSLTDTAFNFGKSDSPTTTSPRSPTLVSPFSRFPTSPFHHTMSPPSPIFRPITSPQSPRAPLVSPLKSALHSSPPVSAQATLPSPSPQSQLQTQPSALPASPGLLTNMSPTSPLENQLQAQFLPHSPQSQPECFPCPLVSLKPVSAPQPPTAPVPESPLQPTEQYTAVQVVLVEEEEDEDQAEPEPSIESTEPNPNMEEGWEGSAQDSDPTSVQEPMAEEGEEAKEAGQEKGQSDYSQVSAEPFLVELSEEEPAVTDAEVILQLITHKVVVPSTNGVTEEEELVEHNGTERSMSPPERDQGTPELAVCFDEEEEDFVEENEVQEISENGQETCVRALYDYQAEDESEISFEPGDIITAVETVDKAWWRGCTKDGRQGLFPANYVETI